DNA sequence from the Streptomyces sp. NBC_01497 genome:
GGTGGTGGTCAACCTGAAGCGGTGGGAGACGGGTTCGCCGGAGTTCCCGGGCCCGCTGCACGACTACCGTGCGCTGATCATCAACCACGAGGTCGGGCACCGCATCGGCCACGGCCACGAGGGCTGCCCGGGTCCCGGCAGGCCCGCGCCCGCGATGATGCAGCAGATCGACGGCCTGCACGGCTGCGTCGCCAATGCCTGGCCGTACGACTCCCACGGCACCTACCTCGCCGGGCCGCCCATGCCGTGAGCGGCCCGCGCGCCGCCCCCGCACCACGCCCGCACCACGCCCCACCGGACACGGCCGACCGGCCCGGCACCCGGCGGTCACCGTCAGGCACCCGGCACCCGGCATTCGCCACCTGCCGGTCACCGTCAGGCACCCGGCGCTCACCGCCCGGCGGATCAGGCAGCGGCGAGGGCGGACTCCGCCGCGCTGCCCCAGCCGAGCAGCCGCTCGTCCGTGCCGGCCGGTGACACCAGTTGCAGGCCCAGCGGGAGCCCGTCCGCCGTGGCGCCGGCCGGGATCGTGAGCGACGGCCAGCCCGCGTTGCTCCACGGCAGGCACATGACGGAGCCGCCCGTCGTGGCGAGGCCGCGCGGGGCGGGTCCCGTGGCGGCCGGAGCGAGCCAGACGTCGATGCCCGCCGACACGGTCGCGTCCGTCAGGCGCGCGGCGAACCCGGCCTTCTCCGCCCGCGCGCGGTCGTACGCGTCCTGGCCGATGGCGTGGCCCTCCCGGATCGCCTTCGCCGTCTCGGGGCGGTACAGGCCGCCGTACTCGGCGAACCACCTCGCGTGCGTACGCGCCACCTCGTAGCGGTTCATGACGTAGAGCTGGGCCACCACCCGCTCGAAGTCCGCCATGAGCGGCACGTCGCGCACCGCGAACCCGGCCGCGCGCAGCCGCTGGACCTGCTGCTCGAACGCGGCCAGCGCCTCCGCGTCCGCACGCTCCAGGTACGGGCCCCTCGGGATCCCGAACACCGGTGGGCGCGGGGCCGGTTCGGCGGTCCGGTCCCAGTTGTCGCAGAGCACCGCCGCGGCCCGCCCGGCGCCCGCCACATCCGGCGCGAACACACCGAGCGTGTCGAAGCTCGGCGCGTTCGCGATCACACCGTCGACCGGGATACGCCCGAATGTCGGCTTGAAACCCACCACTCCGCAGTACGCCGCGGGCCGGATCATGGATCCCACGGTCTGGGTGCCCACGGCGAGCGGCACCATCCCCGCCGCCACGGCCGCCGCCGACCCACTGCTCGAACCGCCTGGTGTGTGGGCGGGGTTGCGGGGGTTCCGGGTCGGTCCCGGGGCCAGCACGGCGAACTCCGCCGTCACCGTCTTGCCGGCCACCAGGGCGCCGGCCGCCCTCAAGCGGTCGACCACGAGCGCCTGCCGGCCCGCGAGGGCCGCGGGCGGCAGCGCCGACCCGGCGCGCGTGTCGAGGCCGTCCACCCGCACGATGTCCTTCACCCCCACGGGCACCCCGTACAGCCCGGGCAGGGTCCCCGCCCCCGCGAAGCGTTCCGTGACGGCCGCCGCCTCCCGGGCCAGCCGTCCGGGCCGGTCGGCTTCGGGTACGAACGCCTCGATCCCCGGATCGAGCCGCCTGATCGCGTCGAGTGTCCGGGCCACCGCCGTAGCCGCTGCCGTGGCTGTCGTCGCGTCCATACGTACCCCTCCCGAAGGCCGCTCACCGCGCGCCATCGTCGCACGGGGGCGACCGCGCGGTGCCGGTTCCGGGGCCCCTTCGCGGGCCGCGCCCGCGCCCGCCCGTTCAGACCGGCGGGCCGGCGCCGGCCCGCCGGGGGCCTCACGGCGAGGTCCCGCGCCCGCGTGAGGCGCGCCACATGCCGCGCGCCCGGCATCAGGGAAGAGAATGGTCGTTTTCACGCGTTCCCGGGAAGGTACCGTGAGCGGCCGGATCCGAGGGTTCGTGCCGCCGGCGCGGACATCGCCGCAGTTCGGCCGCGTGCCCGGCTCGGGCGGTGCGGCGGGCGTCGGCTCCAGGGTCCACGGGACCGAAGTGACCTACCGGGGCGCCCGCCCCGACCGCGCGGCCCGACCGGCCGCCGGGCCAGGACGTTCGGAGACACGATGAACCAGCCGACGATCAGCCACCCCGCGACCGGCCCCCGCCCCGGTGGGGCGCCGCGTCCCCTGACCGTGACGGTTCTCGTGTTCCCCGGCGTACGGCTGCTGGACGTGACGGCACCCATCGAAGTGTTCTCCGCGGCCAACCAGTTCGGGGCCGACTACCGCGTGCGCACCGTCTCGGCGGACGGGGCCGA
Encoded proteins:
- a CDS encoding amidase, which codes for MDATTATAAATAVARTLDAIRRLDPGIEAFVPEADRPGRLAREAAAVTERFAGAGTLPGLYGVPVGVKDIVRVDGLDTRAGSALPPAALAGRQALVVDRLRAAGALVAGKTVTAEFAVLAPGPTRNPRNPAHTPGGSSSGSAAAVAAGMVPLAVGTQTVGSMIRPAAYCGVVGFKPTFGRIPVDGVIANAPSFDTLGVFAPDVAGAGRAAAVLCDNWDRTAEPAPRPPVFGIPRGPYLERADAEALAAFEQQVQRLRAAGFAVRDVPLMADFERVVAQLYVMNRYEVARTHARWFAEYGGLYRPETAKAIREGHAIGQDAYDRARAEKAGFAARLTDATVSAGIDVWLAPAATGPAPRGLATTGGSVMCLPWSNAGWPSLTIPAGATADGLPLGLQLVSPAGTDERLLGWGSAAESALAAA